In Pirellula sp. SH-Sr6A, the DNA window TAAGAACGCAGCGTGAGGACCTCCGTAACCAAAGGGTACACCGAAGCGCTGCGCATTGCCGATCACCGCATCCGCTCCAAAGGAACTCGGCGGCTTGAGCAATGTCAATGCCAGCAGATCTGTCGCTGCGACGACCATGCAATCCGACGCGTGGGCAGCGTCACAAAACTCTTTCAAACCAGGAACCGAACCGTCCGTCGCTGGGTACTGGACCAAAACGCCGAATGCGTTGGCCCAATCGAGGGCCGCGTCGGCTTGATCGACCACTACGACTTCAATCCCCAGCGGCTTAGCCCTCGTCTCGACAAGCTCGATGGTCTGGCGGTGGCATTGCTTCGCCACCAAGAACTGCGTTCCTTTCTTCTTGGTCGATCGCAAGCAAAGCGTCATCGCTTCCGCCGCTGCGGTTCCTTCGTCGAGCAAGGAGGCACCGGCGATTTCCATTCCGGTCAATTCGCAAACCATCGTCTGGAAGTAGAACAAGACCTCCAAGCGGCCTTGAGAGATTTCGGGTTGGTAAGGCGTGTAGGCCGTATACCACGCTGGGTTCTCGAGAACGTTGCGGAGAATGACTTTTGGAGTAAATGTTCCGTAGTAGCCTTGTCCAATAAGATTCTTGACCACTCGGTTCTTCGAAGCGATTTGCTTCAGTTCGGCGAGTGCTTCTTCCTCGCTCACACCGCCTGACAAGTGCAATCGATCGCGATAAGCGATTCCATTCGGAACGACCGTATCGGTGAGATGGTCGAGGGACTCGTACCCCAACATGGACAGCATTTCGCGAATCTCGTGATCGCGAGGGCCAATGTGGCGGGAGACAAAAGGAGACAGCGGGGTTGCGTTCGACATCCGAGATCCTCGATCGTGCGATTGTAAAAGAACAGGAACGGCAATCGCATTTGAAAGAACCAGCAACGAACAAATCGCGCGGTCGATCGCACTGCGATGGCTGGCCCCTCTGTCCCTTTACCTGAGAGATCTCGACCCGCTCGACCGGCATTCCCATCCCCTGATTGCGATAACCAGAGATGGCATTGCCGTGCGATAAAGTCTTTCCCCTTCGGTGGGTCTTGATCGAACAAGACCGCTCTCCAGAGATGAATAAAGGAGGATGCAGTTCTCGATACCTGAGCGGTTATGGGCTCGCATCTTGCGCCTTCGGTGGTTTCCCTGGTCCAGGGCAACACTCTCCCGCACTCTCCAATTCACAACCACAGTGTAGTTGGTACGCTGGAAGCTGGCAATCGAAAGAGACTCCGACAAGTTGCCGAGAATCGCACCGTCGGTGTCTCTTTCGATCGGCCGTTTAGGTAAACTAGGATGCGATCCCAGCCGACATGGAACCCGAGCGTTCGAACCGAGCGTTCAACGGGGTATTCGCACAACGGGGTATTCGCACGAACCCTCCCTTCCTCTCCCATCGCATCCACCCGCCATGAAACATCGATCTTTGTTCGCCGCCCTCCTCGCAACGGGCGTCTCCTGCCTCGGAGCCAACACGAGTACGGCCGCCGAGCCCACCCTGGCCCCCAGTTCATCGAAATGGAAGGTCGAGATGCTGACCCTCGATGCCAACGAAGGGTGTGCCATCGGCGATTTGAATGGCGACGGTAAAAACGATGTCGTCGCGGGCCGCAATTGGTATGCCGCTCCCGACTTCAAGCCCCGACCGCTGCGAACCATCGAGGACTGGAACGGATACGTAGAATCCAACGGGGACTTCCTGATGGACGTTGACCTAGACGGATTGCTCGATGTCGTCGCCGGCTCCTTTATCCCCACCCAAGTCCACTGGTACCAAAACCCGGGGGCTGAAGGTTGGCGTCTCGGTCAAACCTGGAAAAAGCATTTACTGGTCGATACGAAAGCGAGCCAAAACGAGGCCCAGCTCATGGCCGACCTCGATGGAGACGGACGACCGGAATGGGTGGTCAACAGCTGGAACAAGCAGAACCCCACGGTCGTGTGGCGATTCGTCCCCCGCGAAGCGACAAAGGAAAACCCAGCCAAATTCGAATTGGTAGGGAGCACCGTCGGCAAAGAAGGAAACCAACACGGACTCGGAGTCGGGGATATCAACAACGACGGTCGCGTCGATGTGCTGATCGGCTCCGGCTGGTACGAACAACCCACCGAGAAGATGTGGGACCAACCGTGGCAATACCATGCCGATTGGAATATCCAAGGGAGCATTCCTATGCTCGTAAAGGATGTCGACGGCGACGGCCTCAACGACTTGCTCGTCGGAGCCGGGCACGATTACGGACTTTACTGGTGGAAGCGAAAGAAGACGCCAGCCGGCGAACCGCTAGCATTCGACTCGGTCGTGATCGACAAGTCCTTTTCTCAGCCCCATGCGTTGGCATTGTGCGATCTCGATGGGGACGGCGTCGAGGATTTGATCTCCGGAAAACGCTACTTCGCCCATAATGGTGGTGACCCAGGTGGAAAAGACATGCCCGAAATCCATTCCTACCACTGGAACGGTAAGGAGTTTGTCAAGCGCGCGATCGAGCAAGGCCATATTGGGGTAGGACTCCAAATCGCGACCGGCGATCTCAACGGGGACGGCAGAGCCGATATCGCTGTCGCGGGCAAGAGCGGGACCTACATCCTCCTCAATCTCCCCCAATAAGCTCGCGTAACTTTTTCGAAAGCTTGCCCGTTTTGCCAGGTCCACCCCGGCGATCAACCTTTACGCGAGTCCTCCAGTTCCTCTATGATTGCCAAGCCACGCAGGCTGCAGCGATCCAGGAAGGACCTTCGTTGCCGACTGTTCCCTGTGTTCCAATCCATTCCAGCGAGATCCGCGGCTCTGTCGATTAACGGACGTTCAAGGCCTCAGCATGATCCAAGCTTTTCTAATCCTGACGACCTTGTTCTTGCAGGAACAAGCGATCCTGCCTAACACCTTGAGTGGCGCCCAGAACAACACGGCCGAAATCGAGCGGCTGGCGAGCTTGGTTCAGTCAGGCTGGGGAATGGACCCCTTGACCAAGAAATTTGTCTTCACCATTCAGATTCCCCCGGAATCGCTGGCCGCCTTCACGGCCGGGCGTTTCGGCAACGATCTCGGTGCCCCTATTCCGCCCGACATCCGTCCCTTCGTGGAAGAAGTCATCATTCGGATTGGAACCGGCACTCTGCCTCGAACCGCCCCGACACCGGAGATGCGGGCCGCTATCACCCGCAACGCACCGCCGATGATGACCATGCTCGACGACCGCAACTCCTTGTCCGATATCGACCCCGTCCTGCCTGCTGCAGGCCAAGGTGGTCTTGGAAATAGCGGTATGGGCAACCCAGGGTCCGGCAGTGGAAGTATTTTGCCACCTGGCATGTCCCCGAACGGCAACGACGCTCCCAGCTTGCTCGGCAACTCCGGAACGAGGCAGCCCAGCCCACTTCCTCCCGTGACCAATAGTGGCATCGTCCCTCCGAGCGGCCTGGCCCTCTCCGGTGCGCCGACCGGCAATGGTTCCACCTTCCAGAACCCGACCTCACCCAATCCAGCAATGCCGAATCCATCGTCTACGAACATGGGTCGAACGGATGGCTTTCGCGCCGATTCCAATGCGGGTTCTATGCTGGGTCGCCTCACAGGCGGCACACAACCTCTTCCCTCCACAAATCCGACAACCGGTGCAGGAAGCCTGAGCCCCCCCTACGCCAGCTCCAGTCCCGCCGTCCCGCATGTTGCGTCCAATCCGCTTCCAAACCAAAACGGGACGAACTACGGTGCACCCGTTGGTTACAACCAGCCCAACACCCCCAGCAGCAATCCGGGCGCATCGCAAGGTTATGGATTGCCGCTCCTCCAGCCTGCTCCTTACGATCCCCGGTTGGCGTCCGCAGTTCCCGCTCCTTTATCGAATCCGGCGGGCACTGGACTTCCACCTAACCCTGCCGCCCAAAACTTAGGAAATCCAAACGCGGGAAACCTCCCCAATGCGAATGGGATCCCCTCGAGTGTTTTGTCTCCTGCAGATACTCAACCAGGCGTGACCTTTGATAAATTGCTTCCCCTGATCACTTTGATGTTGCTCGTGATCAACATCTATCAATTCTTTTGGATGGCGCATGTACGCACCCGGTACAAAGAGATGGTGATTAGCAAACGGACGGCGCAACTGAATCTGTCGAACACGTGATGGATCGACCTAGCAGCGAAAGATCAGCATGAAGCTGAAATCTCTCCTATGGACCTTGGGACTCAAACCCTCCATACGGAAGTATGGTTCGGAGCGACTCGAATTCCAGCTGGAACGGGAAGGACCTATCTCGTTCGAACGGTGGTTGCACCCTAAGGATCGCTTCGTCCCCTTTCGGCAATCCTATATCGACCGCCTTCGGGATTACATCAAGCCTGGGGACGCAATTCTCGATATCGGCGCCCATTGCGGTGATTTCACCGTTCCCCTTGCTCTCGCCGCTGGCCCTGAGGGAATTGTCTTCGCTTGGGAGCCCAACCCATACGTCTACGAAATTCTCGAGAAGAACGCTTCCCTCAATCGGCATGCGACGCGCATCGTGCCTGTTCAAGCCGCCGCGGCGCCGGAGGATTGCCAACTCCTATTCCACTACTCCGATCCCGGCTTTTCGAACGGCGGCAACTTGGCTGGCATCAGTCGATGGACCCATGGCCACGCTTTCGAGTTGCAAGTCCCAGCAATGCGGGTCGAAAGCTGGCTGGAACGTGAGTACCCCCAATGGACTGCCAAGATTCGGTTTGTGAAGGTGGACACGGAAGGCTTTGATCTCGAGGTTCTTCGGTCGCTCGAAACCACACTTGTGCGACAGCGTCCCACCATTCATGTGGAGTTCTACAAGCATCTCAGCACCGAGCGACGCAAAATGCTCTGGGCCTACCTCACTCGGCTTGGGTACACCGTCTATACCACCGATCCGGTTCATAATATCGACCCCCACGAGCGCATCGAAGAAGCCGATGTCACCCGTTGGGACCACTTCGACGCCATAGCCATTCCTGGCTCCACCTAGCTCACCATCTTTCTCCAGATGGGTTGAGATACATCGACGGCTTGGACAATCTTTCGCCAACGCGTGATCGATTCTCGCCTCTCTTTTAGGATTGCTTCTCCGCGACCAAGTTTGGTTCATGCCACGACTCTCGCCGCGAACGCGTATCCTCGAATCGATAGGTTAAGTGATGAAGAATCGTACTCTCTTGCTCGTCATCCTTGGGATTTGGATAGGTACGGTGTCGGGCTGCAGCTCCGAAGGCGGGTACCCAGAACTCCCCTCAGGCGAGAGCCCCTTGTGGATTACATGCCATCAATGCGGCAAGAGACTGGATAGTGCTCAAACGGAAAACCGGCTTCAAATCGGAGCGGGTCAATACATCGTCTGCAGCTCCGATTGCAAAAACAAACAGATGGCATGGCATCGCGCCCAATTCGGCACTCCCACTCAGAAATAAATGCGGAACCCCACAGCCTCCGTAGCTTCACACTCAAGATATCGACCGATAAAAACATGACATTGCACCGAAGAGGTTTCACGCTCGTCGAACTCCTTGTCGTCGTGGCGATCATTGGCATTCTGGTAGGACTGCTTTTGCCCGCGGTCCAAGCGGCTCGCGAAGCGGCGCGACGTATGCAATGCTCCAACAACGTAAAGCAGGTGGCTCTCGCCAACCACAATCACCACGACGCGAAGAAGGCCTTCCCACCTATCTTGACGACTGGGAGCAGCGGCCCCACTTACTCCACACAGCACAACTGGATCACGTATACGTTGCCTTACATCGAACAGGACAACGTCTGGAACCTTGTATCCTTTCCATCAC includes these proteins:
- a CDS encoding FG-GAP repeat domain-containing protein produces the protein MKHRSLFAALLATGVSCLGANTSTAAEPTLAPSSSKWKVEMLTLDANEGCAIGDLNGDGKNDVVAGRNWYAAPDFKPRPLRTIEDWNGYVESNGDFLMDVDLDGLLDVVAGSFIPTQVHWYQNPGAEGWRLGQTWKKHLLVDTKASQNEAQLMADLDGDGRPEWVVNSWNKQNPTVVWRFVPREATKENPAKFELVGSTVGKEGNQHGLGVGDINNDGRVDVLIGSGWYEQPTEKMWDQPWQYHADWNIQGSIPMLVKDVDGDGLNDLLVGAGHDYGLYWWKRKKTPAGEPLAFDSVVIDKSFSQPHALALCDLDGDGVEDLISGKRYFAHNGGDPGGKDMPEIHSYHWNGKEFVKRAIEQGHIGVGLQIATGDLNGDGRADIAVAGKSGTYILLNLPQ
- a CDS encoding FkbM family methyltransferase, with amino-acid sequence MKLKSLLWTLGLKPSIRKYGSERLEFQLEREGPISFERWLHPKDRFVPFRQSYIDRLRDYIKPGDAILDIGAHCGDFTVPLALAAGPEGIVFAWEPNPYVYEILEKNASLNRHATRIVPVQAAAAPEDCQLLFHYSDPGFSNGGNLAGISRWTHGHAFELQVPAMRVESWLEREYPQWTAKIRFVKVDTEGFDLEVLRSLETTLVRQRPTIHVEFYKHLSTERRKMLWAYLTRLGYTVYTTDPVHNIDPHERIEEADVTRWDHFDAIAIPGST